In Sorghum bicolor cultivar BTx623 chromosome 10, Sorghum_bicolor_NCBIv3, whole genome shotgun sequence, one genomic interval encodes:
- the LOC110431083 gene encoding cuticle collagen 40-like — protein MPQTTDQRAATAAATGAEGESAPASVAASTPLRDGEAARTAPPSSVAEGEDRAPTPPPAEERVVPTPPRAGASSSAGSPGLVQGPVMPATTTGGGAANEETQAASDDEVEEIEGRPRHGRQHGAMKTAKYRKRCFGQIEGIMAENKALSTEVDRLRSEVGEKVAEMSAQEERRLELTRRLADQYRQRTGQLHSPNSCI, from the exons ATGCCACAGACCACAGATCAGCGTGCGGCGACGGCTGCTGCTACAGGCGCCGAGGGAGAGTCTGCCCCGGCGAGTGTCGCGGCGAGCACTCCGCTGAGGGATGGGGAGGCAGCAAGGACCGCTCCCCCGAGTAGCGTCGCGGAAGGGGAAGacagagccccgacccctcccccTGCCGAAGAGAGGGTAGTCCCAACGCCGCCCCGGGCGGGGGCCTCTTCGTCCGCAGGCTCCCCGGGCCTGGTCCAGGGGCcggtgatgcctgcgaccacgaCTGGTGGCGGTGCGGCGAAcgaggaaacccaggcggcctccgacgacgaggtggaggagatagaAGGTCGCCCCCGTCATGGCCGCCAGCAT ggcgcgatgaaaacggcgaagtaccggaaacggtgcttcggCCAAATCGAGGGCATAAtggccgagaataaggccttatccacggaggtggaccggctgcggtccGAAGTTggtgagaaggtggccgagatgagtgctcaggaggagcgtcgtctcgagctTACTCGGCGCCTAGCCGATCAGTATCGGCAAAGGACAGGTCAGTTGCATTCTCCGAACAGCTGCATATAG
- the LOC8065747 gene encoding uncharacterized protein LOC8065747 has protein sequence MSVSCGLEWVVCLGCTRWAWKRLTYIGAYDSETWPPASPDEFEPIPRLCRAVLANYDEDLSNPKFAPPERGYFDIDPSGIVKRATYADVGNACPPYLVYVDEAHKEIILAVRGLNLVRNADYKVLMDNKLGMQMFDGGYVHHGLLKAAKFILERETETLRYLLRRYGPEYKLVLTGHSLGSGIAALMTVLVVNNRKEFDNIPRSRVKCYALAPARCMSLNLAVKYADVINSVVLQDDFLPRTPTPLEYIFGSIFCLPCLLFLICLRDTFKQDKRKFKDPRRLYAPGRMYHIVERKFCRCGRFPPEVRTAIPVEGRFEHVVLSCSTTSDHAIAWIERESQKALELMMDSKKEMTPPPQQKMERLQSFEEEHKNALQRAKTLDVPHAADLSEEDIQEDGGTGPPSETHSETTTETKSAGKTSWDELMEKLFTRDEDGKLVVNKDAMAKEIIVE, from the exons ATGTCGGTGAGTTGTGGGCTCGAGTGGGTGGTGTGCCTGGGCTGCACGCGCTGGGCGTGGAAGCGGCTCACCTACATCGGCGCCTACGACAGCGAGACGTGGCCGCCGGCGTCCCCCGACGAGTTCGAGCCCATCCCGCGCCTCTGCCGCGCCGTGCTGGCAAACTACGACGAGGACCTCTCCAACCCCAAGTTCGCGCCACCGGAGCGCGGCTACTTCGACATCGACCCCAGTGGCATCGTCAAGCGGGCCACCTACGCGGAcgtcggcaacgcgtgcccgcCCTACCTTGTCTACGTCGACGAGGCGCACAAGGAGATCATCCTCGCCGTGCGCGGCCTCAACCTCGTGCGCAACGCCGACTACAAG GTGCTCATGGACAACAAGCTCGGGATGCAGATGTTCGACGGCGGCTACGTGCACCACGGCCTGCTCAAGGCCGCCAAGTTCATCCTGGAGCGGGAGACGGAGACGCTGCGGTACCTGCTGCGCCGCTACGGGCCCGAGTACAAGCTCGTGCTCACGGGCCACTCGCTCGGCTCCGGCATCGCCGCGCTCATGACCGTGCTGGTGGTCAACAACCGCAAGGAGTTCGACAACATACCCAGGAGCCGAGTCAAGTGCTACGCGCTCGCGCCCGCCAGGTGTATGTCGCTCAACCTCGCCGTCAAGTACGCTGACGTCATCAACTCCGTCGTGCTCCAG GATGACTTTTTGCCAAGAACGCCAACACCACTAGAGTACATTTTTGGGTCTATCTTCTG CTTGCCCTGCTTGCTATTCCTCATCTGCTTGAGAGATACATTTAAACAAGACAAGAGAAAATTTAAAGATCCAAGAAGATTGTATGCTCCTGGGCGAATGTATCATATCGTTGAGAGGAAATTTTGCAG ATGTGGAAGATTCCCACCTGAGGTCAGAACTGCAATTCCAGTGGAAGGACGATTTGAGCATGTTGTGTTATCATGCAGTACCACTTCTGATCATGCCATTGCTTGGATTGAACGGGAATCACAAAAGGCTTTAGAG CTAATGATGGACAGCAAGAAGGAAATGACTCCACCTCCGCAGCAAAAGATGGAGAGATTGCAAAGTTTTGAGGAGGAACACAAGAATGCTCTCCAGCGAGCGAAGACCCTGGATGTTCCTCATGCCGCGGACTTGTCTGAAGAGGACATTCAGGAGGATGGTGGCACTGGCCCACCCTCTGAAACTCATAGCGAGACAACCACAGAAACAAAATCTGCAGGTAAAACGAGTTGGGACGAACTGATGGAGAAGCTTTTCACCAGGGATGAAGATGGGAAACTTGTCGTGAACAAGGATGCGATGGCGAAGGAAATTATTGTCGAGTAA
- the LOC8061519 gene encoding uncharacterized protein At3g17950 codes for MDLDADMIPTSPSADSSPSSSDLDTESTGSFFPDRSTTLGTLMGVSAFGERRAARAPAAGDETAEGAQRAAPDREETTSVGVWLRRRRRRRRRGRGRSLGGSWWRLCRDHGDGGGPPTSLGEFLDMERQLAGADFLCDGTGTGGASGRETAAAVAATALFEDGRVRPPQPAAAAAAEERGRWRLLRASEGSSSTTTSSSLARLPVLLTGICSGGAG; via the exons ATGGACCTCGACGCCGACATGATCCCGACCTCCCCCTCCGCCGACTCCTCGCCCTCCTCCTCCGACCTCGACACCGAG TCGACGGGGTCCTTCTTCCCGGACCGGAGCACGACGCTGGGGACGCTGATGGGCGTGTCGGCGTTCGGCGAGCGGCGGGCAGCGAGGGCGCCGGCTGCGGGAGACGAGACTGCGGAGGGCGCGCAGCGTGCTGCGCCGGACAGGGAGGAAACGACGAGCGTGGGCGTGTGGCtgcgccgtcgtcgtcggcggcggcggcgcgggcgcgggcgcagcCTGGGCGGGAGCTGGTGGCGGCTGTGCCGGGaccacggcgacggcggcgggccGCCGACGTCGCTGGGCGAGTTCCTCGACATGGAACGGCAGCTCGCGGGCGCGGACTTCCTCTGCGACGGCACCGGTACCGGCGGCGCCTCAGGGCGTGAGACGGCCGCGGCCGTGGCGGCCACGGCGCTGTTCGAGGACGGCAGAGTGCGGCCTCCGCAGCCCGCGGCCGCCGCTGCGGCGGAGGAGAGGGGGAGGTGGCGGCTTCTGCGGGCGTCGGAAGGCTCGTcctcgacgacgacgtcgtcgtccctGGCGCGGCTGCCGGTGCTTCTCACCGGCATCTGCAGCGGCGGAGCGGGGTAA
- the LOC8061520 gene encoding endoglucanase 17, giving the protein MSVRGVGSGARAPINSTAPRAGLRTAAHAQHKHQPTNQPTKPPTPRAKAQHRGFVPMARPVSSSTAKAMSVVVVALLLAASSSAVLAVHDYGDALRKSILFFEGQRSGRLPPTQRLRWRQDSAIHDGADAGVDLTGGYYDAGDNVKFGFPMAFTATLISWGLIDFGRSFGAHESDARAALRWATDYLLKATSTPGVVYVQVGDASRDHACWERPEDMDTPRTVYKVDASHPGSDVAAETAAALAAASIVFREGGGDPGYAARLLERAVEVFAFADAHRGAYSGSLRDAVCPCYCDYDGYQDELLWGAAWLHRASRRREYREYIKRNEVALGASVSINEFGWDNKHAGINVLISKEVLMGKDEYFRSFRENADNFICSLLPGISGHPQIQYSPGGLLFKVGNSNMQHVTSLSFLLLAYSNYLSHADARVSCGSGASAASPVQLRRVAKRQVDYILGDNPLRMSYMVGYGPRYPLRIHHRASSLPSVSAHPARIGCKAGAAYYGSPRPNPNLLVGAVVGGPSNSTDAFPDARAVFQQSEPTTYINAPLLALLAYFSQHPDPAQH; this is encoded by the exons ATGTCTGTGCGTGGCGTCGGGTCGGGGGCTCGGGCCCCTATTAATTCCACCGCACCCCGGGCCGGTCTCCGAACCGCCGCGCACGCACAACACAAGcaccaaccaaccaaccaaccaactAAACCGCCAACACCGCGCGCAAAGGCACAGCACAGAGGTTTCGTCCCCATGGCGCGCCCGGTGTCGTCGTCGACGGCGAAGGCAATGTCGGTCGTGGTGGTGGCGCTGCTCCTCgcggcgtcgtcgtcggcggtgCTGGCCGTGCACGACTACGGCGACGCCCTCCGCAAGAGCATCCTCTTCTTCGAGGGCCAGCGGTCCGGCCGTCTGCCACCCACCCAGCGCCTCCGGTGGCGCCAGGACTCGGCCATCCACGACGGCGCCGACGCCGGG GTGGACCTGACGGGCGGGTACTACGACGCCGGCGACAACGTGAAGTTCGGCTTCCCAATGGCGTTCACGGCGACACTCATCTCCTGGGGCCTAATCGACTTCGGCCGGAGCTTCGGCGCGCACGAGTCCGACGCCCGCGCGGCGCTGCGGTGGGCGACGGACTACCTGctgaaggcgacgtcgacgccgggGGTGGTGTACGTGCAGGTCGGGGACGCGTCGCGGGACCACGCGTGCTGGGAGCGGCCGGAGGACATGGACACCCCGCGGACCGTGTACAAGGTGGACGCGTCGCACCCGGGCTCCGACGTGGCCGccgagacggcggcggcgctggcggcGGCGTCCATCGTGTTCCGCGAAGGCGGCGGCGACCCAGGGTACGCGGCGCGGCTCCTGGAGCGCGCCGTGGAGGTGTTCGCGTTCGCGGACGCGCACCGCGGCGCGTACAGCGGGAGCCTCCGGGACGCGGTGTGCCCCTGCTACTGCGACTACGACGGGTACCAGGACGAGCTGCTGTGGGGCGCCGCGTGGCTGCACAGGGCGTCCCGCCGGAGGGAGTACCGCGAGTACATCAAGAGGAACGAGGTGGCGCTTGGTGCTAGCGTCTCCATCAACGAGTTCGGCTGGGATAACAAGCACGCCGGCATCAACGTCCTCATCTCCAAG GAGGTGCTGATGGGCAAGGACGAGTACTTCCGGTCGTTCCGTGAGAACGCCGACAACTTCATCTGCAGCCTCCTACCGGGCATCTCCGGCCACCCTCAGATCCAGTACTCCCCAG GTGGCCTCCTCTTCAAGGTGGGCAACAGCAACATGCAGCACGTGACGTcgctctccttcctcctcctcgcctACTCCAACTACCTCAGCCACGCCGACGCCCGCGTCTCCTGCGGCTCCGGCGCCTCCGCCGCGTCGCCGGTGCAGCTCCGGCGCGTGGCCAAGCGGCAGGTGGACTACATCCTGGGCGACAACCCGCTGCGGATGTCGTACATGGTGGGTTACGGGCCGCGGTACCCGCTGCGGATCCACCACCGGGCGAGCTCGCTGCCGTCGGTGTCGGCGCACCCGGCGCGGATCGGGTGCAAGGCCGGCGCCGCCTACTACGGCAGCCCGAGGCCGAACCCGAACCTGCTGGTGGGCGCCGTCGTGGGCGGGCCCAGCAACAGCACCGACGCGTTCCCGGACGCGCGGGCCGTGTTCCAGCAGTCCGAGCCCACCACGTACATCAACGCGCCGCTGCTCGCCCTGCTCGCCTACTTCTCCCAGCACCCCGACCCGGCCCAGCACTGA
- the LOC8065748 gene encoding signal recognition particle 9 kDa protein, with protein MVYVDSWDEFVERSVQLFRADPNATRYVMKYRHCEGKLVLKVTDDRECLKFKTDQAQDAKKMEKLNNIFFALMTRGPDADISEVSGKEQAEQQQSKKGRGRRQ; from the exons ATGGTGTACGTGGATTCCTGGGACGAGTTCGTGGAGCGGTCCGTGCAGCTCTTCCGCGCGGACCCCAACGCC ACCCGCTACGTGATGAAGTACCGGCACTGCGAGGGGAAGCTCGTGCTCAAGGTCACCGACGACCGCGAG TGCTTGAAGTTCAAGACTGATCAAGCTCAGGACGCAAAGAAGATGGAGAAGCTCAACAACATCTTTTTTGCTCTCATGACTCGTGGTCCTGATG CTGACATCAGTGAAGTTTCAGGGAAGGAACAGGCCGAGCAACAGCAATCGAAGAAAGGTCGGGGAAGGAGGCAATGA